CTCAGAAGTCAGATTTTTAAATACATTTTTTGAGAATTTTCTTTTAATTTAATATTAAGAATATATACCAACTTTGCATCATCTCAGTTATCATCAAAATACAATATAAACATATTCCAGGAAGTCGGTATTGTGGATTACTTTCGGTTATATTTCTCTTTTCTGTTAAAAAACTTTCAGTTATTTATATCTCAATTCTTTGAAGATCACAATAATACGAAAAAGACACAAATAACACGCACCCTGTGGGACAGATTCAGTCCCTCCCGTGTAACTAGCGCCATATAGTTTGGTAAGGTGTTGTGCTTGTGACATCTGGAAGTTTCCTTCGTATTGATTGGAAATAAAGGAAACAAGAAAATATTAGAAAGAGATATTATTATCTATTTTTGCTAAATGGGTCGGCCGACATACAACTTGGTCGGCAAATAAAATACATATGTAATAAGAAATAAGAAAATATAGAAAATACAGAAAATCAAAGGAAGCACAACAAAATGGCGGATATGTAATGGGAAAGACTACACAACGCCAAACAGGCAAACACTGTCAACAAAGGCACAAAGCCATTGAATATATGGAAGAATGGAGAGGTATAAAAGAGGAGGAAATGCAGAGGTTAAACGCCCCATCAGCAACAACCGGAACATCAAATGGAAACCCCCACCACAACAATGCATCAAGTGCAATACATATGGCGCTTGGAGTAAAGATAGACAGAGAAGCGGAGTAAGTTGGGTGAATCGAGACCATATGGGAAGGTTGCTATGGGCGGGAGCCAAGAGCTTTCAGAGACTAGGATCAACCAATATATATATATAGAAACGGAGGCAGTAGCACTCAATTGGGCAGTTCAAACGATGCGAAGTCTAGGGTACAAGCAGGTAATCTACGAAACTGACTCTTTGGTGTTGCCAAAAATGATCGCAGGAAGTGAAAAGATATGGCCAAAACTTAAACCGATCATCCAAGACCTAACCCAATCACTTTCTGAATTGCCAGGCTCCATTGTGTAGTACTATCCTGTGAGAGAGTAACAAAGTAGGTTTTTCGTCAATGTTTTTAAACCAGATCCGAACACTGAACAGACAACTTACACTGGATCGTCCATCGCTGGTGAACCGCAAATTAATAAATGAATTAATTTTATTATATAATAATATATTAACTAGAAACTAAAGTTTAATATTTTCTAAATGTTTTTAAAAAAATAAAATAATAGTTTGGATATGTATATTAATTATGTTTAAAAAACATTTAAAAATACTTAACTTTAGTTTTTATATTTATATTTTCATTTGACATACAAAATATCAAAAAATAGTTTATACTATTTAAAATTTTCTGTAACAAGGTAAGAGTTATGACATTTTAAAAAATCAAGGCATAAAATTCATAAATATTTAAATGCCTAATGTGAATATTAAATTAAACTTCAAATCCAAAATAAACAAAAAGTAAAATATCATTGTAATAAATTGTCAATAACGGAAATCAACTAATTTTGTTTTTCTCTACCATCGTTCACTTCATTTTCTTCAGGTGACATAGTGAAATCTTTATCAAAATCTAAAAATCACAAATATAAAATTGATGTTTGCGGATGTGGGTGGTTGCGGTTTTAACCGGTTTTAAGAGATTTGTACGATTGGTTATGCAGTTAGAAATTGGTGCATTTGCGGAAAACTTATGATTGGTAAACTATCAAATGCAGCAGCGGTTAAATAATAAATTAACAATATTTTTATATTTTATATAATTATAAAAATATCAAAAATCATTATATTACAATAAATAGAAAATTATATTTAGAAAGTCATAGTTTTAAATATTTAAAAATTATAGAAAATATTTTTATTTTAAAATTTTAGAATATGAATTAAAATATAATAGATATATTTTAGTATTTTTATAATTCCAATTTAAATTTTTTATCGAATATTTTTATTTTTGAATTTATGAGGTTTAGAGCGATTTGAGTTATTGTTGCAAAACGCCAACAACCGCTACCAACCGCCCGCTACCAAATCGCTCTAAACCGCTTCAAACCGCTCAAAACCTCATAAATTCAAAAGCTGGTTCCAGCTAGCGTTTGCAGTTGCGGACGGTCGTGGAAGGATAATTTTTTTCTTTAAAAAAAAACAATATAAATACAAAAATAAAAATATTTAATAAAAAATTTAAATTGGAATTATAAAAATACTAGAGTATATCTATTATATTTTAATTAATATTATAAATTTTAAAAATAAAAATATTTAATAAAAAATTTAAATTGGAATTATAAAAATACTAGAGTATATCTATTATATTTTAATTAATATTATAAATTTTAAAAATAAAAATATTTTCTATAATTTCTTTCTTAATATAATTTTTATATTTATTATAATATTATGATTTTTGATATTTTTATAATTATATAAAATGTAAATATTGCTAATTTATTATTTACCTTCAAGCACACCAATTTATAACCGCAAAACCAGTTGTACAAATATATTAAAACCCTAGAAACCATAACCACCCGCATCCACAAACTCACGTAACCGCAACTTCTGCGTTTGAACCATTCATGCCCTTAGTGTATGTGTTGGGTTTTCTTCGGTTAAACTAACATTTTCAATAAACTAAATATAATAATTTTGTCTTCCCGTTGTAAATGCAAAAAAAAAAATTTGGTAAAATGCAATATTTTGTTTCGCGTCAAAACCCAAAATCTCGATAAAAAAGACAAAATCTCATTTCCTATCAAGAACACAAAATCTCATTTTTTCATCAAAAACACAAAAATTTCATTTTTCCGCCAAAAAACGCAAAACATGTTTTTGCCCAAAAAAAACAAAATCTCATTTTTCCCTCCAAAAAATGCAAAATCATGTTCTTTAACCAAGAATGCAAGATCTCATTTTTCCACCAAAAAGGCGAAGTCATTTTTTTTGCCAAAACGTAAAATTCTATTTTTCGGTCAAAATGCAAAATCCCGTTTCTTCACCAAAAACACAAAATTCTGATTTTCCACTAAATACACAAAACTTATTTTCCCGCCAAAAACGCGAAATCACGTTTTCCGCCAAAACGCAAAATTTCATTTTCTCGTCAAAAACATAAAATCTCGTTTTTCCGTCAAAAACATAAAATTATATCATCCACCAAAAATGTGAAATCCCGTTTTTCCGCCAAAACGCGAAATCTCATTTTCCGCCAAAAACGCGAAATCTCATCTTCACGCCAAAACATGAAATTTTATTTCCCACCAAAAACGCAAAACCTGGTTTTCCGCCAAAATGCATAATTCCGGTTTTCCGCCAAAAATGTAAAATCTAATTTTTCGCCAAAAACTCAAAATTTGGTTTTTCTGCCAAAAATATAAAATCATGTTTTCCGCCAAAAACTTAAGATTTTGTTTGTAACAAAAATGCAAATTTTATTTTTCCTACTAAAAACATAAAATCTTGTTTTTCGTCGTAAATAAGTAAATTAATATTTATATATGTAATTTAATATAAAATTAACAAACTATATTAAAGTATTAGGATATCCGCAAGTAACCTAAAATCAGAGGGTTGATTTCGGGTTATCCTAACACTGTAGGGTTTTATTTGGGGTTTTAATGGGGGGGCTTTTTCGGGTTAGGTGGAGCAGGGGTCTTTTACCCATGACAACATCCCTAGAAATGATGCCTTACGTTGTCATAAAGTATTAGAAATGGCTGGTCCCATGGGTAGAAACTAGAAAGAGATTAAAGCCTTGTTTGAACTCTTTTTAATTATAAGAAAATGATCATTAATTGATATTAGGTTGGAAATTTGGCTTCATTTTATGAAAATTCACATACTTAACAAAAAAAAAATCATCTTTCGAAAAATATAGTATCAAAACACGATTCATGTAATCCTATTCATAATCTATATGACCCCAAGTTAGTTTCATCAATCTTTGCCCAACCTTATAAAATTAATGATCACAGAGTCATCGTAATATTTTTTTGAAATCTTAAATGATATATAACAGAGATACACTAATTCACTTCTCAGCAATTTTTGGTTTAGTTGATTCTATATGATACACTAATTTCCGCAGAGATATATGATGTTAGTGATTAAACCAGATATCAAATGGATATGAAACGCAACGGCTATATATGTTCTTCTACTTTTTGGAACCACAATCAACTGTACATTCAATATATCTTCAACAATACCAACGATGAATTTAGATTGTGGAGTTAAAAAATTTACTTGATAGTCTTAGGTTTAAGCAAGAAAAAAACACATCCGTCTTATTTGTCAACTCTTCAACTATATATTTCCACTAAAATACAATATAATTAGTTCAAAACTAGGAAATCAGGTACATCAACCTCAAATTTCTAGTAGTTCAAATGTGAGATATATTAATATTCAAAGAGGTAGGAATGCACCGTTAAAGAAAATGGATAGTCATGAAGATAATGATTGATTTGAGTTAAACTTTGGTATATTTTTTTTTGGTTTAGTTGATTCTATATGATGCATGTTGTTATGATTATATGTCAATAGGTCTGTAACTGTCTTGAGCTCTTCAAATCATCAAATACAAACAATATACCATCTCTTCTTATTTCCTCCTCATGAGCTCCCATCTCTTCTTATATATATATATATTATGCTTGCAGAAAAAAGGTATTTGACATGTCTTTTGGAAAAGAAAAATGAACTTGATTCATTTCTTTTTGTTCAGATCGATGAATATATTTTAGGCTTAGACGATATTCTCTATGTGACCCTTAATGACTGTTGATTGAACTTCTATGTTCTAGTAAGAACTTTAGGTAATAGGATTGTTCATATCTTGTTTATTCAAGTAGAGATAACCTAACTTGTCGTCGAAGAAAGTTGTTGTGGGCTTTTTGGAAAACCCGGTGTAGTTGTTCTCCATTTTCAATGAGCAAATGCGATGAATCACTTTGAAGAGTTCGTTCTTGTGTGTGATAGGTTGGGAGGCAGAGTCCTCGAATGGCATCCACTGCACAATCAAGAAAAACTTGAGAAATATTGCGAGGAAAATGTTTCAGATTCAGAATCAGAAGTAGATGCTACTTTAATTACTTGAGCTGCTTCAATCTCTAAGTCCTGCTTTTGGATATCAAATAGGTAGGTCGCAACAGACAAATGAAGAATAAATCTGATTTGACAAAAAATGACTCGTGGGTTTGACTGCAAGCAGATGGCTACAAGGATTAGAGGATATAATAACTAATAAGCATCAAAATAATAAAGTAGCGGATGTAAGTACCAGAAAGCTAGAACCTCCAAGAACTCTGTGTCGATCTGAGGATAAATAAATTGAAACATTAGTTAATATACATATTGATTTACAGTTAATTAGATAATGGATTCTTGCTTACGCCTGTTTCTTCTTTTACTTCTCTAATGGCTGCTGCAAAAATATCCTCTCCCTATACACAAATGAGCAAGGTGGCATCTCCAACAAACATCTAAATACGATTGAAAATTTATTGCGACAAAGAAGTTGAAACACACCTCGTCAACTACACCTGTTGGGATCTTCCATACACCTGATCCGCGTAACATACCATATTTTTCCTGCACTACAAGAATCTGCCCATCGTCTTAATTTAAGATGTTTGTTAAGTTTCAGGCTTATAATTAAAATTAATTCTTATATATTATTCTTTCTCAAAAGACATTTCTTATATATTACTCAAAATTTAATCATTTTGATATGTAATATTCCTAAAACACCCCTACCAAAGTAAATGCATTATACAATTAATTTCGGTTAGATCATGCAAGTTGGATTGATTTGGTTCACGTTTGAGATACTATGTTAAGTTTCATGTGTTCAAAACTCAAAATCATTTGAAATGAGTAGTTATTATTTTTCTCCTTAGTCATTACGATACAATGTCACTTCAAATGTATCATATTCCTAACATCAGTCATTAACCATCTAGCTAATTAAATGTTAATGCTAACTAATTTTGACCAAGTACTATAAATGACATGGGTAAGATTTTCAACCTCATGGTGATAGCAAAACACCTATGTTTTTGGAACAAGTTAGTAAGTAGTAACTAGTAAGTACCTCTTTGTTATGGTTTAAAACGACAGCACCAACACGAACACGATGAGAAGCATTCAGAGGAATAGTACTCTCAGATTCAGGAATCCAGTAAACTAGCATCAGGTAAGTTGGCTCAGCGTGATGGTACCGGAAACCTTCCTGCATGGATTATTATTACATACTACACGTTATCTCAGGACGTGCGAAATTTCATCTCAAACCTGGTTTAGCAAATGTATATATATATATATATATATATATATATATATATATATATGTCTTGAACACGCTGACTCAGAATTAGGATTTATATGCATCACCTTAACTGCAGGTTCCACGAGGTTAACTTGTGAGAGAGGCAAATTTAACCAGACTCCTTTTTTACCCTGAAAATGTAATAATTCAATTTTACATAATCAAAACCAACATATCATCACCCTAGAAGAGGGAGATGCGCGTGACTGATCGTACTAGCACAAAACCTGTGATCGCCACTGCGTGAACGAATATCTAAGCGTTGCAACGAAGCACTTGGGATCCGTAGGAGTTGTCATCTCCACGATCACTCCCCCGTACTCATCCTCCACAAACGGAAGTACCTCCTCACCGATCTTGTGTTCTACTACTCCATTAACCATAGGAGTCTCGTGGTCAGACATGCTTTAAATTCTTAAAAGCTTTTGGGATTTAAAAGTCGTCGAAAATTGCTTCAAGTAGTCAAGCAATGGAGACGAAGAAGAGGCAAATTAAGAGTAGAAAAAAAACAATAAAGGGGAGTGTGGTTTCAACGGGGCAAATGATTTCAAAATGAGGACACTACTTATATAAATATTAGTGGGATGAGTTTGGTCATAAATCATAGTCAGAAAATTCATAATGGCGCACACATTAAGTTGCTCCGCCCTTTGGTGGAGTGACGCGGTACCAGACGTCACCTTTGACGACAGAAAAATATATGCACTGTGTTACTTAAAATATACTTATTTGTATTGGAATTAACTAAGAGAATTTGCTTATTGGCATCATGCATGCGACGTGTTTCGACTTCTTAGCTGATTACGTAAAACAAAACCAACCTTGTCGAGTGCAGTGAGACTAGACTACTTTGGAAGGGACTGGCCAGGGCAGTGAGACTTGGATCCACAAACAGAGAAGCCAATCCAATATTAGGTCCTAAAACATTAAAAAGGAATTCGCCCACCGTGGGGCTCGAACCCACGACCACAAGGTTAAGAGCCTTGCGCTCTACCAACTGAGCTAGACGGGCTAGTTGTTTAGCTAAAATATGAAGTTAATATTTGTATTTTATTTGTAGAAACCACTGGCTCTATCTCAACTTCAACAATTATTTGACAAACATTTACAACCAACTCTCAAGTAACTCTTGTATCCATACTAACGATTCTCAGGAGACGGTATAAAAAAAGAATTAAAAGACACTCGGATCAGAAGAAGATATGTAAACAATGGCGAGGAACAAGGGCTCTGTTCCAAACCTTAAGGATGAATAGCAGTTGGTTGTGTACTCCACTTCCATACTTTAACTTGACCAGTTCCGTCACCGGTGAAAAATATGCCCCCGGGACCTATCTGGATCGAACGTATCTCTTGCTTTGCTAAAATCTTACCCCTTTCGGTAAACCTTGCATAAGAGCGAACAAAACAACTAAGCTTTTGCAGAGGAAACAAACATCAATGAAAGGACTTACGATGGCAAGTCATAGAGGTGCAAGGAATTGTCGTTGCAGGAGCATAACAACACCGGCTTGGCTTCTGCATCATGCACACCACAGAGAGCTAGCACGCCCTGGAATCCAATCAGCCGTTGAAAACTCATTAGTTACATATATATATATATTGAACCCAAAGAGAGGATAACATTTCATGAAGACGCAAGGAAGTGTACGTATTCTTCTTTGTGAGTGTATGTCACTTCCAAGTTTCCACCTTGAGTAGCAGCCCATATCTACAGCAGAAACAAACACCCCAACAGTTGGGGATAATGTCATATTCAGGATTGCTAAGAAGTTAAATAGAACTAGGTTGAACAAACTTCTAGCGAATTTAAAACTAACTTTGACAGTATTGTCCAATGAACATGAGAGAAGGAACTGATCCCAGCAAATGAGAGACATGACAACTGAAGTATGTTCTGTAAGCGTTTGTACACACTGCAGATTATCCAGGCTCCAAACCTATCGGAAAACGTATAAAGCAGACATCTATTAGCTCAAACAAAAAACACAAACTGAAGTTTTTAAATTCACACATGATAAGCACTACTTTACTTTAATAGAATTGTCCATGGAACCGGAATAGAGTCGGTTAGCTCCAACATATAAAGAAACAACTGCAAGGGTGTGGCCCGTGAGTGATGCAGCTGGATCAAAACAGTTAGTGGCAGTATTGTATCTCCAAACCAAAATAGAGCCATCCTGCAGAGAGAGAGAGAGAGAGAGAGAGAGAGAGTGATATATCCTTATACTAACTTCTCACTTACCTAAAATCAAACAGACCTATACATTTCTATACCACATATAGTATGTCCCAATCAAAAATACTCCAGCATACACATGACACTCAAGCACAATTCTAACTCTGTCCGAGAAAGAAACTATACAGTCCAGTAAAAAGTATTTACTTGTGTGCCAGCGAACAACAGATCAGTACCAACAACCAGTGAATATACTTGGCCAACAGGTCCAGTGAGACTCAGGTCCACATTGGTTTGGATATTCCACGCCTGTATATATAAATAAGCATCAAAAATCTATATCTGGAACAGTAGTATGCTAGTGAATTGTATTACAAAAACTCACCTTAACGAGATTAGGCATGCCAACCAATAGCCAGGGGCCTTCACTAATCATGCAACCAACTTCCCCACCAGGATTGAGTACACCTGTACACTATGTCACAGGAAAAAAAAAAAAAAACAGATCTAGACCGATAAGCACGCTTATAACTAGTCAATCAAAAAGCATTCCGTAATTCAAACATGTGTTTTAAGTTCAACAGCTAAACTACATAAACAGGGGTGGCTATGCAGTATGAGAGAGACACATCCCTTTGTCCCAAGTCCCAAGTTCTAAGTCCTAACCAAACAATGACAAGTATCCATTGAAGGGACAACCACTATGGAATGAACTCTAAAAGGCAAATCAAAACCTGTCCAGAAGCACAATCCCAAATCCGCAGAGTTTCATCCTTACTCGCAGTGTAAAGCTTATCAGAACCTGAAGGCAGAGCAATCCCAGTGACAACCTTGCCCAAAAAAAAAAAAACAAAACACCGTCAAACAAGAACCCACCAATCATCCAATCAAAAACTACCCAAAAAAAGGGCATCACCTTTTGATGCCCATCGAGCTGAGTCAACAAGGAGAAGCTATCCCCTTGGCTCCAACAATGCAAGTACTTGCATTTATCACCGTAAGGACAATTCCCATCAGCCCAAAACTTGCAAAGCTTCTCCGTCTTGGTCACCGTTCTGTTCCCACCGAACCTCCCCCAGGTGTTGTTACCGCTCCCGGGGCCTCTCCGGTGACTCGAACCCGCGAAGCCAGAGTCATCATCAGCGATCCTTTTGTTGTTTGTAGAAGACGACGACCCGGGGAATGGAGCTGGAGGCGGTGATTCTCGGTGGAGGAAAGGGCAAGGGTAGCGGTTGCAGCGGCCGGCTCGCCAGTGGAAACAGACCTTCTGGTTGGAGGCGCCACCGAGTCTTTGGAAGACTCTCTTGTCTCCTCCGTTCATATCTAAATCCATCGAATTGGGTGATCGTCTCTCTCTATCTCTCTTGCAAATCAGAAGACTGTTGGAGAGATAAGTCCGATCAATAAGTAAAGATTAAATCAAACGCGAAAGTGTGTACCTTTTTGAAAAGTATAAATAATCTTTCTCTCGAAATTGATTAATGGAAGAGGATGAAACCGGCTTCGCTTTTTTCTTAATGATCTTCGGATCTTTTTTTTTTTTTTTTTTTTTTTTTTTTTTTTTTTTTTTTTTTTTTTTTTTTTTTTTTTTTTTTTTTTTTTTTTTTTTTTTTTTTTTTTTTTTTTTTTTTTTTTTTTTTTTTTTTTTTTTTTTGTAGAGGGAGACAAGACGTGAAGAGAAGAATTCGATACCCCTGCCTGCGTCAGCTCAACATATCTGACCATTTGTAATTTAATGTTCTTGATAAAAAAAAAAAAAAAAATATATATATATATATAACACAGAAGAGAACACCACATTTATAGTCATTTTTGTTGTTGTTACAGATTACACTTGTATAACAACAATCACTTGAGTATAAAAACTTGTCATGGAACGTAGAGAGTAATTAAGCCACTCAAAGGCCAGACTCTGAGTGACATCAAGTTAAGCTGATATGATCCCCTTTTGTGCCACCAATTCACAATTGACTTCCATGCTCTATGTATTAACAACAGCAAGCCTATGTTCGATGAAGCCTCAGATCAAAGCAAGAAGCCCACTGCAAAGAGCAACTTTCAGTCTAGTCAGTGTGTCTCAGCTAAAGCCAAGGATGTGATCAACGGTCAACACAAAAATATAGTACTGCGTACTACTCCAACGGCTACAATGCCAGCTCTGACCACAACAATTCGATTGTCTTGGCTCATGTGCTGAGGTGTGCTAAAGGATAAGATCTAGATTGAGTATAAATAATGTATGACATTGTAAGATGAATAAAAGTTGAAAAGTTCAGATAATACAAAACACTTTCTTCTTCATTTGTTTCTCTGAGATTCACATGGTATCAGAGCTGCAGTCGATTGGGATCTATAAATTTTCTTCCGCTCCACTTTGTCACACCTCTCTCTCACAAGCTGAAACATGTCACTCCTCGTAACAAAAAGACAAAATCATCCACTGCTGAAAAACCTCAGTACATGGAACAAGCGGACAACATCATCCAGCCTTTTCAACTTCACAACAAGAACTTGTCTACAAGCTTCAGAGAGTTAGATGAGGCTGTTTCTGGGTAAAGACAAGCTACCTAACTGATGCCGCCAACAGCTCCGATCTGATGCAAAGCTGGCAAGAGTAAAGCTGCGACTTTTTTGATTCCACAGAGCTACTTGACTTATCTAAGGTACTTTCTGACCATTCTTCAATGGATAACGTTTGGTCATTGCTTGAGAAGGATGTTAGTTGGCTGGCTTTTAGATTCTTAGGTATGGAATCGTGAGGTTGATTGAGTAGGTTGTGGCTAGTGTCAGTGATGGGTTTATTCTTCTGATTGATGCACACAAGGTGTTTGCTATAATGCCAAACAGAAAGTTACAGTGGTTAGTTGGCTAATGGTTAGGAATCTAGAGGGTGAAGTTACGACGATGCTCGTTTGTTAAGAGATGGGTACATAAAACAAGTAATTCAGTGAGAGGTAATGGTCAAAACATACCTTTGGGGGACTATACTAAGACTCTTCAAGTACAAAAGATACCTCTGAGAGAGCAATGATAGATCTCCAAGTATATATCAAATGTCTCATTTGGTTCTACAATCTACTGTTTTTATCTCCACATCAGAAAGCTGTCTACATCTTCATGTCTCGAAGTCACCACCATTTGCATCTTCAAACTTGTCATCTTGCTTCCACCGACGCCAAGTTTGCGGGGGAGTATTAGAGTTAAGGCCCAAGTCAGTTAAGCTAAGCCCAATAGCCATGTTATAAGGGTTCTTAGGTTTATGAGTTTCATATAAATAGAGCAGTGTCTTTGTGTTACGGTAACTAAGGTTGTAGTTTGTGCAGCGAAACCTTATCTTTATAAAATATCATTTCAGAATCATTGTGATCTTGGTGACAATCCAAAGTTCATCCTCTCTTTACTTTCTTGCTTATGAATAAAGCTCTATGAGCTATTAGTCTATCAATAAAGCTCTTTAGAACACAAATCTATCTTATCTTCAAATGTTCACATGGTATCAGAGCCATGGAAAAAAAATCAGATCATGTTTCTTCTCCATCTCTGAGTATTACTCAGTGTGTGACCCTAAAGCTTTCGTCTTCTAACTACCTGTTGTGGAAGACACAATTCGAGTCCTTTCTCTCAAGCCAGTGCCTTCTTGGTTTTGTCAATGGCGGTTCTACACGACCTCTGCCTACGATCTCTACAAGGAATGAAGATGTTGTCACGGAAACAGCAAATCCAGAGTTTGCTAAGTGAGTTCGCAAGGATCAGTTGGTCATGGCCTGGTTCTTTGGGTCTCTGACAGAAGAAGCTCTCCGCTCCGTGTACGGTCTTCACTCAGCTCATGAGGTGTGGATCAGTCTTGCGCAGAAATACAATCGTCTCTCAGCCACCAGGAAGCTTGACCTGCAACGAAAACTTCAAGGTATGACCAAGAACCAAAAGTCGATGTCAGAGTATCTAGGTGATATTAAGAGTGTGTGTGATCAGTTGGATTCTATTGCCTGTCCCATTACTGACCAAGAGAATATATATGGTGCGTTGAGAGGTCTTGGGAAGGAATATGAATCCATTACCACAGTGATAGAACACTCCAT
This sequence is a window from Brassica oleracea var. oleracea cultivar TO1000 chromosome C1, BOL, whole genome shotgun sequence. Protein-coding genes within it:
- the LOC106325126 gene encoding zinc finger CCCH domain-containing protein 48, yielding MDLDMNGGDKRVFQRLGGASNQKVCFHWRAGRCNRYPCPFLHRESPPPAPFPGSSSSTNNKRIADDDSGFAGSSHRRGPGSGNNTWGRFGGNRTVTKTEKLCKFWADGNCPYGDKCKYLHCWSQGDSFSLLTQLDGHQKVVTGIALPSGSDKLYTASKDETLRIWDCASGQCTGVLNPGGEVGCMISEGPWLLVGMPNLVKAWNIQTNVDLSLTGPVGQVYSLVVGTDLLFAGTQDGSILVWRYNTATNCFDPAASLTGHTLAVVSLYVGANRLYSGSMDNSIKVWSLDNLQCVQTLTEHTSVVMSLICWDQFLLSCSLDNTVKIWAATQGGNLEVTYTHKEEYGVLALCGVHDAEAKPVLLCSCNDNSLHLYDLPSFTERGKILAKQEIRSIQIGPGGIFFTGDGTGQVKVWKWSTQPTAIHP
- the LOC106327400 gene encoding LOW QUALITY PROTEIN: nudix hydrolase 10 (The sequence of the model RefSeq protein was modified relative to this genomic sequence to represent the inferred CDS: inserted 1 base in 1 codon) yields the protein MSDHETPMVNGVVEHKIGEEVLPFVEDEYGGVIVEMTTPTDPKCFVATLRYSFTQWRSQGKKGVWLNLPLSQVNLVEPAVKEGFRYHHAEPTYLMLVYWIPESESTIPLNASHRVRVGAVVLNHNKEEKYGMLRGSGVWKIPTGVVDEGEDIFAAAIREVKEETGIDTEFLEVLAFCQTHESFFVKSDLFFICLLRPTXFDIQKQDLEIEAAQWMPFEDSASQPITHKNELFKVIHRICSLKMENNYTGFSKKPTTTFFDDKLGYLYLNKQDMNNPIT